The Desulfovibrio piger DNA segment CCAGGGACTTGATGCTGCCGCAAAGGAAGCCCACCTCACCGGCGTGCAGTTCCTTCACGTCCGTGGCCTCGGGCGAGAACACGCCCAGGCGCAGCACTTCATATTCCTTGCCGGTGCTCATGAGGCGCACCATGTCGCCCAGTTTCACCCGGCCGTCCACCACGCGGAAGAGTACCACCACGCCCTGGTAGCTGTCGTACCAGGAGTCGAAGATCAGGGCCTTGAGGGGGGCGTCCAGATCGCCGCCCGGCGCGGGCAGACGATTGACGATGGCTTCCAGCACGGCGTCCACGCCCAGACCGGTCTTGGCGGACACGGGCAGGGCGTCGGTGCAGTCCAGGCCGATGGCTTCCTCGATCTCTTCCTTGACGCGGTCCACCTCGGCGCTGGGCAGGTCGATCTTGTTCAGCACGGGCACGATCTCGTGGTCGTGGTCCAGGGCCAGATAGACGTTGGCCAGGGTCTGGGCCTCCACGCCCTGGGTGGCGTCCACCACCAGCAGCGCGCCTTCGCAGGCGGCCAGGGAGCGCGACACTTCGTAGTTGAAATCCACGTGTCCGGGCGTGTCGATGAGGTTCAGCTCATATTCCTCTCCGTTGGCAGCCACATAGGGGATGCGCACGGTCTGCGCCTTGATGGTGATGCCGCGCTCGCGTTCCAGATCCATCTTGTCCAGGTATTGCTGGCGGGCCTCGCGCTGGCTGACGACCTTGGTCAGCTCAAGGATGCGGTCGGCAAGGGTGGACTTGCCGTGGTCGATATGGGCGATGATGCAGAAATTGCGAATATGATCCAGACTGGGCATGGTATATCCTGCATTGGGTTACGAAGATTGAAAAGTATCTTAATAAGCCAAAACAGGGCCAAAGTCCATGCTGCCCGCCCGTGCCCGCCCGGAGGGAGGGGAGAAGGAGCCTGTCCGGGAAACGGAGTTGTGCGGAACCGTTCCCGGACAGGCCGGTCTCATGCCGGCGGGGTCACCGCCTGCATGCGATACCGCGGATCTCGACCTCTGCTCCCGGGCAGAGCCCCCGGACCTCGACGAACAGCCGTGCCGGCTTGTAGGCGGGGAAGTAGGTGGAATAGATGGCGTTGAAGTCCTCAAAGTTGCGCATGTCCGTCACGAAGACATCGACCTGGGCCATGTTGTCGAGCGTCATGCCGGCCGCGGCAAGCACGGCTTTCAGGTTTTCGAGAGCCTGGATGGTCTGGGCCTTGAAGCCGGTGACGATCTGCCCGCTGGCGGGGTCCTGGCCGATCTGGCCGCTCAGATAGACGGTGCTGCCGGTATCCACGGCCTGCGAATAGGGACCGATGGCCGCCGGGGCCCCTGTGCTCTGGATCATGTCCATATGGTTACTCCTCGATATGACGGGCAAGGGTGCGCGGCCAGATGTCCAGCGCATTGTCCAGGTC contains these protein-coding regions:
- a CDS encoding Rid family detoxifying hydrolase codes for the protein MDMIQSTGAPAAIGPYSQAVDTGSTVYLSGQIGQDPASGQIVTGFKAQTIQALENLKAVLAAAGMTLDNMAQVDVFVTDMRNFEDFNAIYSTYFPAYKPARLFVEVRGLCPGAEVEIRGIACRR